In the genome of Brienomyrus brachyistius isolate T26 chromosome 17, BBRACH_0.4, whole genome shotgun sequence, one region contains:
- the LOC125712030 gene encoding olfactory receptor 1-like translates to MGDTLNQNATANSFVRPQYFFITGFSNIPHAQYYFIFLCLIYVVTVLGNSFVTLIIYVDRSLHTPKYMAIFTLAVADLGESTAVFPNVINVCLLNIHQITYEACMSNMIFIYFFSSVQSVMLTVLAYDRFVAICFPLRYHSIVTNTTMGIILTVGCIFNVVFVMSAVLLVTRLSFCKSIVIDSYFCDHGPLYRLACNDNMPNYIMVMLFTVLHFFLPLSLICLSYVCILLALFKIASWEGRLKALKTCFSHLILVSAFYFPILGIYIGAMAGSVQRNARIINISLSYAIPAMLNPIVYSLNTAEIKDFVKRSFRRKKYKNTVTGTNN, encoded by the coding sequence ATGGGCGACACATTAAACCAAAATGCAACTGCAAACTCTTTCGTGCGTCCTCAGTATTTTTTCATCACTGGTTTTTCTAACATACCTCATGCTCAGTACTACTTCATATTCTTGTGTTTGATTTATGTGGTCACTGTCTTGGGGAACTCCTTTGTCACACTCATTATTTATGTAGACCGTTCTCTTCACACCCCAAAATATATGGCTATTTTTACATTAGCTGTAGCTGACTTGGGAGAGAGTACTGCTGTTTTTCCTAATGTGATTAATGTCTGCCTGTTAAATATACATCAAATAACGTATGAAGCCTGCATGTCTAACatgatttttatatatttttttagttcAGTGCAATCTGTCATGCTTACTGTTCTAGCATATGACCGGTTTGTAGCAATTTGCTTCCCACTGAGATACCACAGCATTGTCACAAACACAACAATGGGCATTATTCTCACTGTGGGATGCATATTTAATGTTGTGTTTGTAATGAGTGCAGTGCTATTGGTTACTAGGCTGTCTTTCTGTAAATCCATAGTGATTGACagctatttctgtgaccatgggCCTCTATACAGACTGGCCTGCAATGACAATATGCCAAACTATATAATGGTAATGTTATTCACAgtgttacatttttttctacCATTGTCTCTGATTTGTTTATCTTATGTATGTATTTTGTTGGCGCTGTTTAAAATTGCATCATGGGAAGGACGTCTAAAAGCCTTAAAGACCTGTTTTTCCCACCTAATTTTAGTATcagcattttattttccaaTATTGGGCATTTACATAGGTGCAATGGCCGGTTCTGTCCAACGAAATGCAAGGATCATTAATATATCGCTTTCATATGCCATTCCTGCCATGCTGAACCCCATTGTGTATTCTCTGAACACTGCTGAGATAAAGGACTTTGTAAAAAGAAGtttcagaagaaaaaaatacaaaaacacagtAACTGGAACAAATAATTAG
- the LOC125712028 gene encoding olfactory receptor 1-like, protein MGDTLNQNATANSFVRPQYFFITGFSNIPHAQYYFIFLCLVYVVTVLGNSCVTLIIYVDRSLHTPKYMAIFTLAVADLGESTAVLPNVINVCLLNIHQITYEACVSNMFFIYFFSSVQSVMLTVLAYDRFVAICFPLRYHSIVTNTTMGIILTVGCIFNVVFVMSAVLLVTRLSFCKSIVIDSYFCDHGPLYRMACNDNLPNYTMAKLFTILYFLLPLSLICLSYVCILLALFKIASWEGRLKALKTCFSHLILVSAYYFPILGIYIGAMAGSVHRNARIINISLSYAIPAMLNPIVYSLNTAEIKDFVKRSFRRKKYKNTVTGTNN, encoded by the coding sequence ATGGGAGACACATTAAACCAAAATGCAACTGCAAACTCTTTCGTGCGTCCTCAGTATTTTTTCATCACTGGTTTTTCTAACATACCTCATGCTCAGTACTACTTCATATTCTTGTGTTTGGTTTATGTGGTCACTGTCTTGGGGAACTCCTGTGTCACACTCATTATTTATGTAGACCGTTCTCTTCACACCCCAAAATATATGGCTATTTTTACATTAGCTGTAGCTGACTTGGGAGAGAGTACTGCTGTTCTTCCCAATGTGATTAATGTCTGTCTTTTAAATATACATCAAATAACATATGAGGCCTGTGTGTCTAAcatgttttttatatatttttttagttcAGTGCAATCTGTCATGCTTACTGTTCTGGCATATGACAGGTTTGTAGCAATTTGCTTCCCACTGAGATACCACAGCATTGTCACAAACACAACAATGGGCATTATTCTCACTGTGGGATGCATATTTAATGTTGTGTTTGTAATGAGTGCAGTGCTATTGGTTACTAGGCTGTCTTTCTGTAAATCCATAGTGATTGACagctatttctgtgaccatgggCCTCTATACAGAATGGCTTGCAATGATAACCTGCCGAATTATACAATGGCAAAATTATTCACAATATTATATTTTCTTCTACCATTGTCTCTGATTTGTTTATCTTATGTATGTATTTTGTTGGCGCTGTTTAAAATTGCATCATGGGAAGGACGTCTAAAAGCCTTAAAGACCTGTTTTTCCCACCTAATATTAGTATCAGCATATTATTTTCCAATATTGGGCATTTACATAGGTGCAATGGCCGGTTCTGTCCACCGCAATGCAAGGATCATTAATATATCGCTTTCATATGCCATTCCTGCCATGCTGAACCCCATTGTGTATTCTCTGAATACTGCGGAGATCAAGGACTTTGTAAAAAGAAGtttcagaagaaaaaaatacaaaaacacagtAACTGGAACAAATAATTAG